The sequence ACGGCCGAGATCCAGATCAGCCAGGTGCCCCAGAGCCGCGTGTCGATCAGCTGGAACAGCGTGCCGTCGAACAGCAGGAACGGAATCGCCACCATCTGCACGGTGGTCTTGATCTTGCCGATCATGTGCACCGCCACACTCTTGGTGGCGCCAATGATGGCCATCCACTCGCGCAGGGACGAGATGGCGATCTCGCGGCCGATGATGATGAGTGCGACAAACACATCGGCACGGTCCAGGTGCACCAGCACCAGCAGCGCCGCGCACACCAGGAACTTGTCGGCCACCGGATCAAGAAATGCCCCGAAAGCCGAGGTCTGGTTGAGCCTGCGCGCGAGATAGCCGTCGGCCCAGTCGGTCAGTGCGAACACGACAAACATCACCGTGGCGATCAGGTTCTGCTGCGCCACGCTCATGTCTTCCAGATAGAACACCCCCACGATCAGCGGGATGGCCACGATGCGTGCCCAGGTGAGCAGGGTGGGGAGGTTGAAAAACATAGCGCGATTATGCGGGCTGGGTCAAGCAGCCCCGCTGCGTTGCCATACGCGGCCTCTGCGCAGGCTGCGTGCCGCAGCTTGGGCAGTGAGCGGGAACAGGCTCGCGGACTTTCTCACGGAGGCCCCGACTTCATGCCGTTTTTCCCACCGTCAAAAGCATTCCAAACAATTACTTGAAAGACAATCAATCGACCAAAAAAGAATCCTTTGGAATGCATTTCAACCATCCGCGCAGCGCGGATCCCACACCCGAGCAGGAGCCTGACCATGCACACGACGCACCACCTTCAAGCACCGCAACTCACCGGACAAGCCAATCGCATCGGCGAGGCGTTTGGCGCGGCCGTTTGGCTCTGGATGCAAGTGCCCCGCCACCGACAACTCTCCATCAAGAACCTGGAAAAGCGCCTGCTGGAGCCGATCCGGCAAGGTCAGTATGTGCTGGTCTGCACCGGCAAGCACAACCAACAGCGGGACCCGGTGGCCTTGCTGCTCTACGCCTGTCTGAACGCACAGGCCGAGAGCCGTTTCATCAAGGACCCCTCCACCCCCTTGGCGCCAGCCGACTGGCGAAGCGGTGACCGGCTCTGGCTGATCGATTGGGTCTCGCCCTTCGGTCAATCGCTGCAGCTGCGCCACCGGATGCTGGAGCTGTTTGCACGCCAGACCGCACGCAGCCTGCGCCGGCGCCCAGAATGGAGCTCGAGCCGGGTCAAGACGTGGCTGGGTGACACATGCTCGGGTGACGCGGCGAAGGCCTGGTGGGCCGAACGTCCGATCCTGAGTGGTCCCAGAAGCACACCGTCATTGCCCTGCGCTTCGCCATGGGCAGCCACCGTTCCAGCCGAACTGCTTCACCACGGCATGCACGGCAGCACGTTCGCCTGATCCGCCGGGTCAATGCAGGGCGCGGTAGATGGCGTCGGCCAGCTCGGCCGAGATGCCTTCCACGGTGCACAGGTCGTCCACGCTGGCTGACGCCACGCCACGCACACCGCCGAAACGCTGCAGCAAACGCGCCCGTTTCTTCGGCCCCACACCCGGGATGTCTTCGAGCTTGCTGCCGC is a genomic window of Hydrogenophaga sp. RAC07 containing:
- the pgsA gene encoding CDP-diacylglycerol--glycerol-3-phosphate 3-phosphatidyltransferase; translation: MFFNLPTLLTWARIVAIPLIVGVFYLEDMSVAQQNLIATVMFVVFALTDWADGYLARRLNQTSAFGAFLDPVADKFLVCAALLVLVHLDRADVFVALIIIGREIAISSLREWMAIIGATKSVAVHMIGKIKTTVQMVAIPFLLFDGTLFQLIDTRLWGTWLIWISAVLTVWSMVYYLQKAIPEIRAKSR
- a CDS encoding toxin-activating lysine-acyltransferase; translated protein: MHTTHHLQAPQLTGQANRIGEAFGAAVWLWMQVPRHRQLSIKNLEKRLLEPIRQGQYVLVCTGKHNQQRDPVALLLYACLNAQAESRFIKDPSTPLAPADWRSGDRLWLIDWVSPFGQSLQLRHRMLELFARQTARSLRRRPEWSSSRVKTWLGDTCSGDAAKAWWAERPILSGPRSTPSLPCASPWAATVPAELLHHGMHGSTFA